From the genome of Jannaschia sp. S6380:
GCGACCTCGACATGGCCGTCGCCGTCCAGGTCGGCGATCGCGGCGGGGGCAAGCCACCGATGGCGCGTGCCGATATGCGGGGTGGCGGCGAGAAGGCGGATGTCGTGTTCGGGGCCGACGCCACGGCTGACATAGCCCCAGACTTCCAGTCGCGACCCGAGATCCGGGTCAGACGCGACGAGGACCAGCTCATCCCGCCCATCGCCGGTGACGTCCACGATCCGGGGGGCGGTGTCCTCGAACACGGCGCGGCCGTCGCCGGCCCGGATGACGTCGCAGAAGCCCTCGTCAGGCAGGTAGGCGATGACGGCGCGTGCCTCGATCCGGTCGCCGAGGACGCCATGCGGATAGATGTCCGTCGCGTCCCAGTAATAGGCGAACCCGAACGGGTTGCCATCGGACCGGACCGTCGGGCTGCCCGGCAGGGGATCGGTGGTGATGCAGCCGGGACCCGGCGATCCGGTCCCCGCGCCCCGATCCGTCCGGTCCAGATTCTGCGCGGCGACGGGAGAAAAGCCCGCGAAAAGGGAAACCAGGGTCGCGAGCGCGGTCGCTCTCAAATCTGCTTCTCGGGCATCTGCACGACCAGGCCGTCCAGTGCATCCGTCACCTTCAGCTGGCAAGTCAGGCGCGAGCGTTCGGGGTCGGGCTCATAGGCGAAGTCGAGCATGTCCTCCTCCATCGCGTCCTTGGCCGGCAGCTTGTCCGTCCAGGCCGGGTCGACATAGACGTGACAGGTCGAACAGGCGCAGGCGCCGCCGCAATCGGCCTCGATCCCCGGGATGCCGTTGTCGCGCGCGCCTTCCATGACGGTCAGGCCGACGGGGACGTCCACGACATGCTCTTTGCCGCCGTGTTCGATATAGGTGATCTTGGGCATGGAAACTCCTGGCAACTGTTCCGCCCGGGTTACCGTCCGGGTGGCGCGCGTGCAACATTCCGCGGCCCGCGATGGACGGCCGGGACGGGCCAGGCCCGTGGGGCGTTTGAGGATCGCCGGAGGCTGGTCTAGCATTCGCGCGGGATGCGCGAGGCGCGCGCGGACGCCGGAGTGCACGAGCATGATCCTGAGAACCCTCGCCTTGGTCGGCATGCTCGCCGCCTGCTCCGGCCTGCCCGCCGAGACGGCGGCGACGGCGACTGGCCCCGCCGGCGCCCCGCCCGGGACGTGCCACGCACGCGGGATCACGCCGGCCATCCTCGAAACGGTCACCGAACAGCGTCAGGAAGCACCGGCGAGCCGGGCACCCGACGGCACCGTCCTGGAGCCTGCGCGCTTTCGCACCGTGACCTCCACCCGGATCCTCCGCCCACGGTCCGAGGACTGGTTCGAGACGCCCTGTGCCCTGCGCGCGAACGACGCCGGCTTCATCGCGCAGGTGCAGCGCGCGCTGGCGGCGCGCGATCTCTATGACGGCGAGATCACGGGCGTCTATGACGGCCGGACCCGGATCGCCGTGCGGCGATACCAGACGCCCCGGGGGCTGGAATCGGGCACGCTCTCGCTGGCCTCGGCCAAGGCGCTCGGCCTCGTGGCGCTGGGGCGGGACGGGGTGTGACCCACCGGATCGACGCCATCGACATGGCGCGGGGCATCGCGCTTGCGAACATGGTGGCGTTCCACTTCCTGTTCGACCTGCGGATGTTCGGCTACGCGCCGGGGTGGTTCGACTATGGCGCCTGGTTCGACCTTTGGGCCAAGGGCATCGCGGGCGGGTTCATCCTGTTGGCGGGCCTCGGCCTGTGGCTTGCCCATGGGCACGGCCTCGGCTGGCGGGGGTTCCTGCGACGCCTTGCTGTCCTTGTCGCCGCCGCGGCCGCCGTCAGTGTCGCGACCTACGTCGCCGTGCCCGGCGCTTGGGTCCAATTCGGCATCCTGCATTCGATCGCGCTGGGGTCGGTATTGGCGCTGCCGTTTCTGCGCCTGCCGTGGTGGGCGACCGCCCTTGTCGCCGCGGGCATCCTGTGGTGGGGGCCGGGCATTGCCGTGCCGGCCTTCGACGCGCCGTGGCTGGTCTGGACCGGCCTCGGCACCACGATCCCGCCGATGATCGACTACGAGCCCGTGATCCCATGGGTCGCGCCCATGCTGCTGGGCGTGGCCCTCGGCCGGCTGGGCGACCGTGTTTGGCGGCGGCTGGGCAATCGGCCCGGGCGTTCGCCGTCGCGGCCGGGCACGCTCCTGGCCTGGGCCGGGCGGCATTCCCTTGCGGTCTATCTAGTGCATCAGCCGATCCTGATCGGGCTGATCCTCGGGGTCGCCTGGTTGGCCGGGCAGACGTGAAAACGGGCGCCGCGAGGGGCGCCCGTTCAAGTGGTCCGGTTCGGAGAGGCCGAACGGACTACTCGTCCTGAAGCGGCAGCGCGACGAAGCGCGCATCCTCGCCGCGGCGGATAAGCAGAAGGAAGGATTTCTGGCCGGCCTCGCGGGCCTCCTCGATCCTGTCCTCCAGGTCCGCGACGGTCGAGACGGCCACTTGGCCGGCCTCCTCGATCAGATCGCCCGCGCGCAGCCCCTTTTCATAGGCGGCGGAGGTCTCGTCGATATCCGACACGACCAAGCCCTCGGCCCCCTCTTCGAGGCCGAGTTGTCCGCGCAACTCGTCCGTCAGCGTGGAGATCGTCATGCCCATGATGGTGCTCTGCGCCGGATCCTCGGCCGTGGCCGAGGCCGGAACGGCCCGTTCGGCGTCTTCGCGACGGCCGAGCGTCACCAGCAGGGTCTGCGTCTCGCCATCGCGGAACACGACGACGCGCACCGCCTTGTCGACCGGCGCGTTGCCGACCGTGCGGACGAGCTGACCCGTATCCTGGATCTCCGTTCCGTCGAAGGTCAGGATGACGTCACGCGCCTCGATGCCCGCTTCCTTGGCCGGACCGTCGGGGACATCCGTGACCAGTGCGCCACGGGCGCTTTCCAAGCCCAGTGCCTCTGCCAGCTCCTCGTCGACTTCCTGGATGCGGACACCCAGCCAGCCGCGGCGGGTCTCGCCGAACTCCTGCAACTGGTCGACGACGCGGGTGACCACGTTGGACGACATCGCGAAACCGATTCCGATGGAGCCGCCATTGGGCGACAGGATCGCGGTGTTCACGCCGATCACCTCGCCATCCATGTTGAACAGCGGACCGCCCGAGTTGCCCCGGTTGATGGCCGCGTCGGTCTGGATGTAGTCGTCATAGCTGCCCTGAAGCTCCCGCTCGCGGGCCGAGACGATGCCGGCCGAGACCGAGAAGCCCTGGCCCAGCGGGTTGCCCATGGCCATGACCCAGTCGCCGGTGCGCATGACATCGCTGTCGCCGAAAGGCACGAAGTCCAGCGGCTCGGGCGCCTCGACCTTGAGAAGGGCGATATCTGTCTTGGGATCGGTGCCGATCAGTTCGGCGGGCAGTTCGGCGCCCGAATAGAACTCGATCAGGATCTCGTCGGCATTCTCGATGACGTGGTTGTTGGTGACGATGAAGCCGTCCTCGGAGATCACGAAACCGGATCCCAACGCGCTGCCACGGCGCGAACGGGGCGGAACGGGCGGCTGCTGTCCGTCTCGGTTGCGGTCGCGGAACTCCTCGAAGAAATCCTCGAGCGGGTTGCCGCTGTTGGGACCGCGCTCGGCGGCATTGATGGTTGTGTTCGTGGTGATGTTCACCACCGAATTCGCGACCTGATCGACCAGATCGGCGAAAGTGTCGGGCCGCTGCTGGGCGGCGGCGGCAAAGGCCGACGCGATCAGCATGGCAAGGCCGAGCATAACGGCCGCCAGCGCGCGGAACGCGGCACCGACGGGCCGTTGCAGGTTGGTGTCTGTAGGCAAGGGTTCCCTCCTGAGATTCCTGTTCGCGCCCTTTTGGCGGGCGTTCGACGTGTTGCATGTCCACATCATTCCGCCGGCTTTCAACGCGCGAGGCTTCACATGGCCGTGAGACGGAGCGTGACGGGAACCTAGGCCCGATTCGCGGCGCCGCCAAGGGGCGCGCATCCAAAGCCTGCACGGCCATGGAAAAAGGGCCCAGCGGGGCCCTTCCTCATTTGCATCCCGGTTCCGTCAGTTCTGGATCGGAACCGTCGTCACCGTGGTATCCGACCCCGCGGCATCGGCCGACGTCCCCGTGTCGGGGGCGTTCGACGGCGCCGTGTCGTCGGTGATCGATTCGGGCGTGACATCCGGTTCGTCGCCTTCGGCCGCGTTGCCGATCGGATCGGGCACAGGCTGCGCGGGGGCCGTCGCGCGCCCGGGGATGCGGTCGTTCTTCAGGTAGTCGAAGAACTCCGAATCCGGCGACAGGACTAAGGTCGAGTTGCTACCCTGCAACGCGCGGGTATAGGCCGTCAGCGAGCGGTAGAATTCGAAGAACTCCGGGTCGCTGCTGAACGCGTCCGCGAAGATGCGGTTGCGTCGGGCATCGGCTTCGCCGCGCGCGATCTCGGCCTCGCGGCTCGCCTCCGACGTCAGCTCGATCACGGTCCGGTCGGCTTGCGCGCGGATCCGCTGCGCCGCCTCCTCGCCGCGCGCGATTTCATCGGCGGCTTCGCGTTCCCGCTCGGCACGCATCCGCGCGAAGGTCGCATCCAGGTTCTGCGGTGGCAGATCCGTCCGCTTCAGCCGCACGTCGATGATCTGCAGACCCAGATTCGCGGCCCGCGACCGGGCCCCCGACGCGATGCGCTGCATCAGCAGGGCGCGATCTTCCGACAGGATCTCGTTGGAGGAAACCGAGCCCAGCACCTCGCGCATCTGCGACCGGATGATGTCATCCAGGCGCTGCTCGGCCTGCTCCACGCCGCCGCTGGGATTGGCCTCGCGGAACTGCCGGAGGTTGGCGATCCGGTAGCGCGCGAAGGCATCCACGACCAGGCGCCGGTCATCGCTGGGCGTGACCTCGATCGGATCGATGTCGCGCGACAGGATGCGGTCGTCGTAGAACGCGACATCCTGGATCAACGGCACCTTGAAGGCGATGCCGGGATCTTCCTTGATATCGACCACCCGGCCGAATTGCAGGACCAGCGCCTTCTGGCGCTCGTCGACGACGAAGACCGCCGAGAAGAGCACCACGAGGGCGAGGGCGAGGATCGGCAGAAGCCATATGCTGCGGTTCATCAATTCGTCCCCCCTTGGGTCGCGCGTCCGCCGCGAAGTTCGTTGAGCGGCAGATACGGCACGATGCCCTGGCCGCCATTGCCGCCGGTCACGCCGCCATCGACGATGATCTTGTCGACGTCGCCCAGGACCTGCTCCATCGTCTCCAGATAGAGGCGCTTGCGGGTCACGTCGGGCGCGTTGGCGTATTCGGCCAGCACGGCGGTGAAACGGCTCGCCTCGCCTTCGGCCTCGTTCACGACGCGGGCGCGGTAGCCTTCCGCCTCCTCCAGGAGCTGCGCCGCCTCACCGCGTGCGCCGGCCAGGACCTGGTTGGCATAGCGGTCTGCCTCGGATTGCAGCCGGTCGCGCTGCTGCTCGGCGGCCTGCACCTCGCGGAAGGCGTCGATGACCTGCGCCGGCGGGTCGGCCCGGTCGAAGTTGACGCGGAGGATCTGCACCCCGGAATTGTAGCTGTCGAGCGTCTGCTGGATCAGCTCGCGCAGACGTTCGGCGATGATCCCCCGGTCACGGTTCAGGATCGGCGCAAGCGGCGACTGCGCCACGATTTCGCGCATGGCGGATTCGGACACGGCGCGGATCGTCTGCTCGGGGTCGCGCAGGTTGAAGAGGTATTCCGCCGGATCATTGATGTTCCAGACCACTTGGAAATCAATGTCGACCACGTTTTCGTCGCCGGTCAACATCAGGCCCTGCTCGTCGCGATTGCCACGGTTCACGCCGATGGCGACCGTCCGTTCGGAGGTCACGGAGAGCACTTCCTTTGTGACCACCGGCCAGGGCGCGAAGTTCAGGCCCGGCTCGCCGATGCCCGAGAAATCGCCGAAGAACAACTCGACCGAACGCTGGTCCGCCTGGACACGGTAGAAGGACATGAACAGCCAGGCCACGATCAGGACCAGGATGCCGAGACCGATCGTCGTGCGGTTCACCTCGAATCCGCCGCCGCCCGGACCGCCGCCCCGATTGCCGCCGCCGCGACCCCCCATCAGCACGCGCAACTGGTCCTGCCCCTTCTTGAGAAGCTGGTCGACCTCGGGCACGCCCTGCGTCCCGCGATTGGGGGGCCTTCGCCCGCCG
Proteins encoded in this window:
- a CDS encoding peptidoglycan-binding domain-containing protein gives rise to the protein MILRTLALVGMLAACSGLPAETAATATGPAGAPPGTCHARGITPAILETVTEQRQEAPASRAPDGTVLEPARFRTVTSTRILRPRSEDWFETPCALRANDAGFIAQVQRALAARDLYDGEITGVYDGRTRIAVRRYQTPRGLESGTLSLASAKALGLVALGRDGV
- a CDS encoding heparan-alpha-glucosaminide N-acetyltransferase, with protein sequence MTHRIDAIDMARGIALANMVAFHFLFDLRMFGYAPGWFDYGAWFDLWAKGIAGGFILLAGLGLWLAHGHGLGWRGFLRRLAVLVAAAAAVSVATYVAVPGAWVQFGILHSIALGSVLALPFLRLPWWATALVAAGILWWGPGIAVPAFDAPWLVWTGLGTTIPPMIDYEPVIPWVAPMLLGVALGRLGDRVWRRLGNRPGRSPSRPGTLLAWAGRHSLAVYLVHQPILIGLILGVAWLAGQT
- the hflK gene encoding FtsH protease activity modulator HflK codes for the protein MAGSGGPWGGGGNSGGDDGRGPERPTGGRRPPNRGTQGVPEVDQLLKKGQDQLRVLMGGRGGGNRGGGPGGGGFEVNRTTIGLGILVLIVAWLFMSFYRVQADQRSVELFFGDFSGIGEPGLNFAPWPVVTKEVLSVTSERTVAIGVNRGNRDEQGLMLTGDENVVDIDFQVVWNINDPAEYLFNLRDPEQTIRAVSESAMREIVAQSPLAPILNRDRGIIAERLRELIQQTLDSYNSGVQILRVNFDRADPPAQVIDAFREVQAAEQQRDRLQSEADRYANQVLAGARGEAAQLLEEAEGYRARVVNEAEGEASRFTAVLAEYANAPDVTRKRLYLETMEQVLGDVDKIIVDGGVTGGNGGQGIVPYLPLNELRGGRATQGGTN
- a CDS encoding VCBS repeat-containing protein gives rise to the protein MRATALATLVSLFAGFSPVAAQNLDRTDRGAGTGSPGPGCITTDPLPGSPTVRSDGNPFGFAYYWDATDIYPHGVLGDRIEARAVIAYLPDEGFCDVIRAGDGRAVFEDTAPRIVDVTGDGRDELVLVASDPDLGSRLEVWGYVSRGVGPEHDIRLLAATPHIGTRHRWLAPAAIADLDGDGHVEVAYVDRPHLAKVVRIWRYADGDFREVAQASGFTNHRIGEPFISGGLRDCGTGPEVVLASADWSRRMAVTFRDGRISARDVGRWTGQRHALDC
- a CDS encoding protease modulator HflC, which produces MNRSIWLLPILALALVVLFSAVFVVDERQKALVLQFGRVVDIKEDPGIAFKVPLIQDVAFYDDRILSRDIDPIEVTPSDDRRLVVDAFARYRIANLRQFREANPSGGVEQAEQRLDDIIRSQMREVLGSVSSNEILSEDRALLMQRIASGARSRAANLGLQIIDVRLKRTDLPPQNLDATFARMRAEREREAADEIARGEEAAQRIRAQADRTVIELTSEASREAEIARGEADARRNRIFADAFSSDPEFFEFYRSLTAYTRALQGSNSTLVLSPDSEFFDYLKNDRIPGRATAPAQPVPDPIGNAAEGDEPDVTPESITDDTAPSNAPDTGTSADAAGSDTTVTTVPIQN
- a CDS encoding Do family serine endopeptidase, yielding MLGLAMLIASAFAAAAQQRPDTFADLVDQVANSVVNITTNTTINAAERGPNSGNPLEDFFEEFRDRNRDGQQPPVPPRSRRGSALGSGFVISEDGFIVTNNHVIENADEILIEFYSGAELPAELIGTDPKTDIALLKVEAPEPLDFVPFGDSDVMRTGDWVMAMGNPLGQGFSVSAGIVSARERELQGSYDDYIQTDAAINRGNSGGPLFNMDGEVIGVNTAILSPNGGSIGIGFAMSSNVVTRVVDQLQEFGETRRGWLGVRIQEVDEELAEALGLESARGALVTDVPDGPAKEAGIEARDVILTFDGTEIQDTGQLVRTVGNAPVDKAVRVVVFRDGETQTLLVTLGRREDAERAVPASATAEDPAQSTIMGMTISTLTDELRGQLGLEEGAEGLVVSDIDETSAAYEKGLRAGDLIEEAGQVAVSTVADLEDRIEEAREAGQKSFLLLIRRGEDARFVALPLQDE
- a CDS encoding 2Fe-2S iron-sulfur cluster-binding protein, which encodes MPKITYIEHGGKEHVVDVPVGLTVMEGARDNGIPGIEADCGGACACSTCHVYVDPAWTDKLPAKDAMEEDMLDFAYEPDPERSRLTCQLKVTDALDGLVVQMPEKQI